A part of Nocardioides sp. WS12 genomic DNA contains:
- a CDS encoding GMC family oxidoreductase N-terminal domain-containing protein, which yields MASYDYIVVGSGSAGAVVAGRLSENPSTSVLLIEAGGTKKPMSVKIPAAFPTQFKTDLDWEFYTEPEPHLDGRVLYQPRAKYLGGCTGMNAMIYMRGSRHDYDDWAKGGATGWSYDEVLPLFKRSENNARGANEFHGASGPLHIEDLRSPTPFTETLIDAMCSTGMPRNDDFNGADQVGAGYNQVTHKKGMRWTTADGYVVPAMKRPNFTVLSEAHVQRLRIEGGRVMGVEVKHGGREDFIRADREVVLSAGAFNTPHLLMLSGIGPADHLAEHGIAPVVDNPNVGAHLMDHPLYLTNHETTMKGTLAEAESPIQLVKYLAARRGMLTSNIAEAGGFFHTRSDEAAPDVQMFAAPAYFWDNGFAKHDKPAYALALSLVGSKSRGQLRLKSADPSVKIGATFNYFAERADMDSMVAGIERAREVAAYGPLRAATVKELHPGAGVATRAELEAEVRRNVAHTYHPACTARIGTESDGVVDADLRVHGVTGLRVADASVFPTIPHGNTHAPTVLVGEKAADLIRATN from the coding sequence GTGGCTTCGTACGACTACATCGTGGTGGGTTCCGGTTCGGCGGGGGCGGTGGTCGCTGGCCGCCTCTCCGAGAACCCCTCGACGAGCGTCCTGCTCATCGAGGCGGGCGGGACCAAGAAGCCGATGAGCGTCAAGATCCCGGCGGCGTTCCCGACCCAGTTCAAGACCGATCTGGACTGGGAGTTCTACACCGAGCCCGAGCCCCACCTGGACGGCCGGGTGCTCTACCAGCCGCGCGCCAAGTACCTCGGCGGCTGCACCGGCATGAACGCGATGATCTACATGCGCGGCAGCCGGCACGACTACGACGACTGGGCCAAGGGCGGCGCGACCGGGTGGTCGTACGACGAGGTGCTGCCCCTCTTCAAGCGATCCGAGAACAACGCCCGCGGAGCCAACGAGTTCCACGGTGCGTCAGGTCCGCTGCACATCGAGGACCTCCGCTCGCCGACTCCCTTCACCGAGACCCTCATCGACGCCATGTGCTCGACCGGCATGCCGCGCAACGACGACTTCAATGGCGCGGATCAGGTCGGCGCCGGGTACAACCAGGTCACCCACAAGAAGGGCATGCGCTGGACCACCGCTGACGGGTACGTCGTCCCGGCGATGAAGCGGCCTAACTTCACTGTGCTGTCCGAGGCGCACGTACAGCGCCTCCGGATCGAGGGTGGACGGGTCATGGGCGTCGAGGTCAAGCACGGAGGCAGGGAGGACTTCATTCGTGCGGACCGCGAGGTCGTGCTCTCCGCCGGTGCCTTCAACACCCCGCACCTGCTGATGCTCTCCGGCATCGGCCCGGCGGATCATCTGGCCGAACACGGCATCGCCCCCGTGGTCGACAACCCCAATGTCGGCGCGCACCTGATGGATCACCCGCTGTACCTCACCAACCACGAGACCACGATGAAGGGCACGCTGGCCGAGGCCGAGTCGCCGATCCAGTTGGTGAAGTACCTCGCCGCGCGCCGCGGCATGCTGACGTCGAACATCGCCGAGGCCGGTGGCTTCTTCCACACGCGATCGGACGAGGCGGCGCCCGACGTACAGATGTTCGCCGCACCGGCGTACTTCTGGGACAACGGGTTCGCGAAGCACGACAAGCCGGCCTACGCGCTGGCGCTGTCCCTGGTGGGCTCGAAGAGCCGGGGCCAGCTCCGACTCAAGAGTGCGGACCCCTCGGTCAAGATCGGCGCCACGTTCAACTACTTCGCCGAACGCGCGGACATGGACTCGATGGTCGCGGGTATCGAACGGGCTCGTGAGGTCGCGGCGTACGGACCCCTTCGCGCGGCGACGGTCAAGGAACTGCACCCGGGTGCGGGTGTTGCCACCCGGGCCGAACTCGAAGCAGAGGTCCGCCGCAACGTCGCGCACACCTACCACCCGGCGTGCACGGCCCGGATCGGTACGGAGTCCGACGGCGTCGTCGACGCTGACCTTCGTGTCCACGGCGTGACCGGCCTCCGGGTCGCCGATGCATCCGTGTTCCCGACCATCCCGCACGGCAACACCCACGCGCCCACCGTGCTCGTTGGCGAGAAGGCCGCGGACCTGATCCGCGCGACGAACTGA
- a CDS encoding aldehyde dehydrogenase family protein, with product MTELTTAHSEADQIAGRLLEGQTAWARTSLSRRRELLAEFATLVNKNADEWVEIAARIKQLPAGSPLLGEEWTSGPWAVLSYVGALAATIQQLDAGGDVLAGFQYRTAPGDRLAVQVLPHSTFDRLLLNGFKAEVWLQPGVTLEETSRTAGLGQLTPYETQGTALVLGAGNITSIAPLDVLYVLYADNRVVALKLNPIMNPLKDLFVKVFAPFIELGVVEILTCDLETGNALAHHAEVAAVHMTGSEQTHDAITWGTGELGLANKLAGTPLLTKPISSELGGVAPVIVVPGKWSAADLRFQAQHVATQRLHNSGHNCVAAQVLILSSDWAQKDAFLDELRSALADAPERPAWYPGCALRVADARGKHPAAEAVAGSAVRTLIPGLDVSDSNETAFHTEYFGPVLGVAELPGTGEAFLAKAVNVANDTLRGTLGANIIVDPRTKKMLGKALEEQVARLRYGTIGVNVWTAVGYLTPHATWGAFPGHPLDDIQSGRGVVHNALLLDQTERTVVTGPFRPFPRSILHGEASITPKPPWFVNNKTSATTGRRLSGFAARPRWRALPAIFASALRG from the coding sequence ATGACCGAGCTGACGACCGCACACTCCGAAGCGGACCAGATCGCCGGACGGCTCCTCGAGGGACAGACCGCCTGGGCGCGGACCTCGCTCTCCCGACGCCGTGAGCTCCTCGCGGAGTTCGCGACGCTGGTGAACAAGAACGCCGACGAGTGGGTTGAGATCGCCGCCCGGATCAAGCAACTGCCGGCCGGATCGCCCTTGCTGGGCGAGGAGTGGACCAGCGGCCCCTGGGCCGTCCTGTCGTACGTCGGCGCGCTGGCCGCGACGATCCAGCAACTCGACGCCGGTGGTGACGTCCTCGCCGGCTTCCAGTACCGGACGGCGCCGGGGGATCGGCTGGCCGTCCAGGTGCTGCCGCACAGCACCTTCGACCGCCTCCTGCTCAACGGCTTCAAGGCCGAGGTGTGGCTGCAGCCGGGCGTGACCCTCGAGGAGACCAGTCGCACCGCTGGCCTCGGTCAGCTCACGCCGTACGAGACGCAGGGCACCGCTCTCGTCCTCGGCGCCGGCAACATCACCTCGATTGCGCCGCTTGACGTGCTCTACGTCCTGTACGCCGACAACCGGGTCGTCGCGCTCAAGCTGAACCCGATCATGAACCCGCTGAAGGACCTGTTCGTGAAGGTCTTCGCGCCGTTCATCGAACTCGGCGTGGTCGAGATCCTGACCTGCGACCTCGAGACCGGGAACGCGCTGGCCCACCACGCGGAGGTGGCGGCGGTTCACATGACCGGCAGCGAGCAGACGCACGACGCGATCACCTGGGGAACGGGCGAGCTCGGTCTGGCCAACAAGCTTGCCGGAACACCCCTGCTGACCAAGCCGATCAGCAGTGAGCTCGGGGGAGTGGCGCCCGTCATCGTCGTACCCGGGAAGTGGTCCGCGGCGGACCTCCGCTTCCAGGCGCAGCACGTCGCGACGCAGCGACTGCACAACAGTGGGCACAACTGCGTTGCCGCGCAGGTGTTGATCCTCAGCAGTGACTGGGCTCAGAAGGACGCGTTCCTCGACGAGCTGCGGTCGGCGCTGGCCGACGCCCCGGAGCGTCCCGCCTGGTATCCGGGTTGCGCTCTTCGTGTCGCCGACGCCCGCGGCAAGCACCCCGCCGCGGAGGCCGTGGCTGGCTCTGCGGTGCGCACGCTGATCCCGGGGCTCGACGTGTCCGACAGCAACGAGACCGCGTTCCACACCGAGTACTTCGGACCCGTCCTGGGGGTTGCGGAGCTTCCGGGCACGGGCGAGGCGTTCCTGGCGAAGGCGGTGAACGTCGCAAACGACACGCTGCGCGGCACGCTCGGCGCGAACATCATCGTGGACCCGCGGACGAAGAAGATGCTCGGCAAGGCGCTCGAGGAGCAGGTCGCCCGGCTGCGTTACGGCACCATCGGCGTCAACGTCTGGACTGCCGTGGGCTACCTGACCCCGCACGCGACTTGGGGAGCCTTCCCCGGCCACCCGCTCGACGACATCCAGAGTGGACGCGGCGTCGTCCACAACGCGCTGCTGTTGGACCAGACCGAGCGCACCGTCGTCACCGGCCCGTTCCGGCCGTTCCCGCGCTCGATCCTCCACGGCGAGGCGTCGATCACCCCGAAGCCGCCGTGGTTCGTCAACAACAAGACGTCCGCCACCACGGGCCGACGGTTGTCGGGTTTCGCGGCGCGACCCCGCTGGCGGGCGCTGCCGGCGATCTTCGCCTCGGCGCTGCGCGGCTGA
- a CDS encoding PaaX family transcriptional regulator C-terminal domain-containing protein, protein MPALKPVSTRSALLTLLLGAEVSALTTRELIAAASVVGFAEPTVRVALSRMTAAGDITRDADGRYRLSVRLAERQQRQERATHPRRQDWDGTWHLVAITTVGRTATDRADLRANLTDLRLAELREGVWTRPTNLEVGWTDEVTAVCERFVGSSMADPAELAARLWDLGDWSATARDILDATDTTDPVLRFTACATAGRHLLTDPVLPAPLLPTDWPGDELRASHVAYKQWVVEMRQSLVTSG, encoded by the coding sequence ATGCCTGCCCTCAAGCCCGTCTCCACCCGCTCGGCGCTCCTCACCCTGTTGCTCGGCGCCGAGGTGTCCGCCCTGACGACCCGCGAGCTGATCGCGGCGGCGTCGGTGGTCGGCTTCGCCGAGCCGACCGTGCGCGTCGCGCTCTCCCGGATGACGGCGGCGGGCGACATCACCCGCGACGCCGACGGGCGGTACCGACTGTCCGTGCGACTGGCCGAGCGCCAGCAGCGACAGGAACGAGCCACCCACCCCCGACGGCAGGACTGGGACGGAACGTGGCATCTGGTCGCGATCACCACCGTTGGCCGTACGGCGACAGATCGCGCCGACCTGCGCGCCAACCTCACCGACCTGCGTCTCGCCGAACTCCGGGAGGGCGTGTGGACGCGCCCGACCAATCTGGAGGTCGGCTGGACCGACGAAGTCACCGCCGTCTGCGAAAGGTTCGTCGGCTCGTCCATGGCAGACCCAGCAGAGCTGGCCGCGCGGCTGTGGGACCTGGGCGACTGGAGCGCGACGGCGCGCGACATCCTCGACGCAACTGACACCACCGACCCCGTACTCCGCTTCACCGCGTGCGCCACGGCCGGCCGACACCTGTTGACCGACCCCGTCCTCCCGGCACCCCTGCTGCCGACGGACTGGCCCGGAGACGAACTCCGGGCGTCGCACGTCGCCTACAAGCAGTGGGTCGTCGAGATGCGCCAGAGCCTGGTGACCAGCGGCTGA
- a CDS encoding NAD(P)-dependent oxidoreductase, with protein MSENSTGQRLAGRTLMMSGGSRGIGLAIGLAAAREGANVVLLAKTDVPDPRLPGTVHTAAAEIEEAGGQALAVVGDVRDEASVEAAVAQAVERFGGIDICLNNASAIALDSTEQLPVKRFDLMTQIQLRGTYLLTRACLPHLRAGTNPHILSLSPPLNMDPAWLGKHPAYMLAKYGMSLLTLGWAGEYADAGIAANCLWPETLIATAAVQNLLGGDAAIEKARSPQIVADAAIEVLTRPSREYTGQTLLDVDVLRAAGVSDFAAYGGTGDLEYDIFVDAPR; from the coding sequence ATGAGCGAGAACAGCACCGGTCAGCGGCTTGCCGGACGCACCCTGATGATGTCGGGCGGAAGCCGCGGCATCGGTCTGGCCATCGGCCTAGCGGCCGCTCGCGAAGGGGCCAACGTCGTCCTGCTGGCGAAGACCGACGTCCCGGATCCGCGTCTTCCGGGAACTGTGCACACCGCGGCCGCCGAGATCGAGGAGGCCGGGGGACAGGCGCTGGCAGTGGTCGGCGACGTTCGTGACGAGGCGTCGGTGGAGGCCGCTGTGGCCCAAGCCGTCGAGCGCTTCGGGGGGATCGACATCTGCCTGAACAACGCCTCGGCGATCGCGCTGGACAGCACCGAGCAACTGCCCGTCAAGCGCTTCGACCTGATGACGCAGATCCAGTTGCGGGGCACCTACCTGCTGACCCGCGCCTGCCTGCCGCACCTGCGCGCAGGCACCAACCCGCACATCCTGTCGCTGTCACCGCCCCTGAACATGGACCCCGCGTGGCTCGGCAAGCACCCGGCCTACATGCTCGCGAAGTACGGCATGTCGCTGCTGACCCTCGGCTGGGCAGGCGAGTACGCCGACGCCGGGATTGCCGCCAACTGCCTGTGGCCCGAGACGTTGATCGCCACGGCCGCGGTCCAGAACCTGCTCGGCGGTGACGCCGCGATCGAGAAGGCGCGTTCGCCCCAGATCGTTGCTGACGCGGCCATCGAGGTGCTCACTCGTCCCTCGCGGGAGTACACCGGACAGACACTGCTCGACGTGGACGTCCTGCGGGCAGCCGGCGTCTCCGACTTTGCCGCGTACGGCGGCACGGGTGATCTGGAGTACGACATCTTCGTGGACGCGCCCCGATGA
- a CDS encoding hotdog fold thioesterase produces MSTPRTDAYAAFLGVDVIGHGGGRAEATVVVSEDHLNPHGTAHGSFLFSLAGIALAAAANDDEHSGVVSAVQIDYLRPARPGDALVARAELAERLTKEDLFVIRVTDGDELVARATGRANRRTRA; encoded by the coding sequence ATGAGCACGCCCCGCACCGATGCCTACGCGGCCTTCCTCGGGGTCGACGTGATCGGCCACGGCGGTGGTCGTGCCGAGGCCACGGTCGTCGTGTCGGAGGACCACCTCAACCCGCACGGTACGGCGCACGGGTCGTTCCTGTTCTCCCTCGCCGGCATTGCACTGGCCGCTGCGGCGAACGACGACGAGCATTCGGGCGTCGTCAGCGCGGTGCAGATCGACTACCTGCGACCGGCTCGACCGGGAGACGCCCTGGTTGCCCGTGCCGAGCTGGCCGAGCGACTGACCAAGGAGGACCTCTTCGTCATCCGGGTCACCGATGGCGACGAACTGGTCGCGCGGGCCACCGGACGCGCGAACCGGCGCACGCGCGCCTGA